From the genome of Ctenopharyngodon idella isolate HZGC_01 chromosome 23, HZGC01, whole genome shotgun sequence, one region includes:
- the LOC127506459 gene encoding uncharacterized protein LOC127506459 isoform X1, producing MAHPALLLLISLTVSGSQAVTFQGGSLTFMPGNRYPDGTVEMHFYYRESGKLPCDPQVSWVCDSGDCGVLTYAQPEVTDQDQSGQILWCQSERHMTTNVTGDEPFTLSGSGCCWVSNVHNVGEWTLRSVVDTRQRSDTRTANRSPVSAIIPKIRVPQNCFQRLQLLAHDPDGDDVRCKCPSCHQHPNINLDEDSCTLSSNGALDLGLHVFEFMMEDYPVSNITLTNENGISFVRNPYNQTTNIDSTPLSQVPLQFGVEILTPVHSCVPGVNRPSLLTPTPLHGDVHHAAVGCVHIISLRAQSSHNSILDFQVSGPWNISKSLRNASQGVTEATLTWTPQESDLHHHVPVCFAAETLQSQSEMRCIVIIVAESRVLSGEAEVFCEENSISVAVSKASMKGIDQNWLQLRDPTCSLTFNDTHILGTVSLNTCGTTMEDSGDFMVFKNEINSFENPNEVITRRSQVKIGFSCQYPKVASVSNHYINKKSDYIFTESSFGTFSYSFNIFTDNNFSSPVDPSLYPLEINLLDMLYMGIAAHSALPEVQLFVESCRATPDDNPYSALFYDIIKEGCILDDTVEVYHSDARAYDFGIQAFKFTGGYNEVYITCSVILCAEGSLNSRCAQGCLREPAHKRRRDVSKETARHYITQGPFHVARQTQHSGAASENGGSLHISTGTAVFAGLFIVSIVVLVGMWVYNSKKTRETDRTYLMSSF from the exons ATGGCACATCCTGCGCTACTGCTGCTGATCAGCTTGACTGTTTCTGGGAGTCAAGCCGTAACTTTCCAGGGGGGATCTCTGACCTTCATGCCTGGAAACAGATATCCAGATGGAACAGTGGAG ATGCACTTTTACTACAGAGAGTCTGGTAAACTGCCCTGTGATCCTCAAGTCTCATGGGTCTGTGATAGTGGCGACTGTGGCGTTCTCACATACGCACAGCCTGAGGTGACGGATCAGGACCAGTCGGGTCAGATCCTCTGGTGCCAGTCCGAGCGTCACATGACCACCAATGTCACTGGTGATGAGCCCTTCACTCTGAG TGGCTCTGGTTGCTGCTGGGTAAGTAATGTTCATAATGTTGGTGAATGGACACTTCGCAGCGTTGTTGACACAAGACAACGTTCAGACACTAGGACTGCAAACAGGTCCCCCGTTTCAGCAATAATACCAAAGATAAG GGTTCCTCAGAACTGTTTTCAGCGTCTTCAACTGCTGGCCCATGACCCAGATGGAGATGATGTGAGATGCAAGTGCCCATCTTGCCATCAACACCCAAACATAAATCTCGATGAG GACTCATGTACTCTGAGCAGTAATGGTGCATTGGACCTGGGACTGCATGTTTTTGAGTTCATGATGGAGGATTATCCTGTATCAAACATCACTTTGACGAATGAGAATGGGATCTCCTTTGTCAGAAATCCTTATAATCAGACCACCAACATTGACTCAACTCCACTCAGTCAAGTGCCTCTGCAGTTTGGAGTTGAAA TCCTAACACCAGTCCATAGTTGTGTACCAGGGGTGAACAGGCCAAGTTTACTGACACCAACTCCCTTACATGGAGATGTACATCATGCAGCTGTGGGATGTGTTCACATTATTTCCCTCCGTGCCCAGAGCTCGCACAACAG TATCTTGGACTTCCAGGTCAGTGGTCCGTGGAACATATCAAAGAGCTTGAGGAATGCAAGTCAAGGCGTTACCGAGGCCACGCTGACATGGACACCACAGGAATCAGACCTGCATCATCATGTACCTGTGTGTTTCGCTGCAGAGACACTTCAGAG TCAATCAGAGATGCGGTGCATTGTGATCATTGTGGCAGAGTCGAGGGTTCTCTCAG GTGAAGCAGAGGTCTTCTGTGAGGAAAACAGTATCAGCGTTGCAGTAAGCAAAGCATCCATGAAGGGGATTGATCAAAACTGGCTCCAACTGAGAGACCCCACCTGCTCTCTTACTTTCAATGACACGCATATCCTGGGCACGGTGTCCCTCAACACCTGTGGTACCACAATGGAG GATTCAGGAGACTTCATGGTTTTCAAAAATGAGATCAATTCTTTTGAGAACCCTAATGAAGTAATCACCAGACGCAGTCAAGTTAAAATTGGCTTCTCCTGCCAGTACCCCAAAGTAGCCAGTGTTTCAAACCACTACATCAACAAGAAGTCAGACTACATCTTCACTGAATCCAGCTTCGGCACTTTTAGTTactcatttaacatttttactgaCAATAACTTCAGCAGTCCAGTGGATCCCAGTCTATATCCACTGGAGATAAATTTGTTGGATATGCTCTACATGGGCATTGCAGCCCATTCTGCTCTCCCTGAGGTCCAGCTCTTTGTGGAGTCTTGCAGGGCCACTCCAGATGACAACCCATACAGTGCTCTCTTTTATGACATCATCAAAGAAGG GTGTATTTTGGATGACACAGTTGAGGTTTATCATAGTGATGCAAGAGCGTATGACTTTGGGATCCAAGCTTTCAAGTTCACAGGCGGCTACAATGAG GTGTATATTACCTGCTCTGTAATTCTGTGTGCGGAAGGAAGTTTAAATTCCAGATGCGCACAAGGCTGCCTCAGGGAACCCGCACACAAACGCAGACGAGATGTGAGCAAAGAAACCGCTAGGCATTACATCACGCAGGGTCCCTTCCATGTGGCGAGACAAACTCAGCATTCTGGAGCAG cttcagaaAATGGTGGTTCTCTTCATATCAGCACAGGCACCGCAGTCTTTGCAGGACTCTTTATTGTCTCCATTGTGG
- the LOC127506459 gene encoding CUB and zona pellucida-like domain-containing protein 1 isoform X2, whose translation MRCIVIIVAESRVLSGEAEVFCEENSISVAVSKASMKGIDQNWLQLRDPTCSLTFNDTHILGTVSLNTCGTTMEDSGDFMVFKNEINSFENPNEVITRRSQVKIGFSCQYPKVASVSNHYINKKSDYIFTESSFGTFSYSFNIFTDNNFSSPVDPSLYPLEINLLDMLYMGIAAHSALPEVQLFVESCRATPDDNPYSALFYDIIKEGCILDDTVEVYHSDARAYDFGIQAFKFTGGYNEVYITCSVILCAEGSLNSRCAQGCLREPAHKRRRDVSKETARHYITQGPFHVARQTQHSGAASENGGSLHISTGTAVFAGLFIVSIVVLVGMWVYNSKKTRETDRTYLMSSF comes from the exons ATGCGGTGCATTGTGATCATTGTGGCAGAGTCGAGGGTTCTCTCAG GTGAAGCAGAGGTCTTCTGTGAGGAAAACAGTATCAGCGTTGCAGTAAGCAAAGCATCCATGAAGGGGATTGATCAAAACTGGCTCCAACTGAGAGACCCCACCTGCTCTCTTACTTTCAATGACACGCATATCCTGGGCACGGTGTCCCTCAACACCTGTGGTACCACAATGGAG GATTCAGGAGACTTCATGGTTTTCAAAAATGAGATCAATTCTTTTGAGAACCCTAATGAAGTAATCACCAGACGCAGTCAAGTTAAAATTGGCTTCTCCTGCCAGTACCCCAAAGTAGCCAGTGTTTCAAACCACTACATCAACAAGAAGTCAGACTACATCTTCACTGAATCCAGCTTCGGCACTTTTAGTTactcatttaacatttttactgaCAATAACTTCAGCAGTCCAGTGGATCCCAGTCTATATCCACTGGAGATAAATTTGTTGGATATGCTCTACATGGGCATTGCAGCCCATTCTGCTCTCCCTGAGGTCCAGCTCTTTGTGGAGTCTTGCAGGGCCACTCCAGATGACAACCCATACAGTGCTCTCTTTTATGACATCATCAAAGAAGG GTGTATTTTGGATGACACAGTTGAGGTTTATCATAGTGATGCAAGAGCGTATGACTTTGGGATCCAAGCTTTCAAGTTCACAGGCGGCTACAATGAG GTGTATATTACCTGCTCTGTAATTCTGTGTGCGGAAGGAAGTTTAAATTCCAGATGCGCACAAGGCTGCCTCAGGGAACCCGCACACAAACGCAGACGAGATGTGAGCAAAGAAACCGCTAGGCATTACATCACGCAGGGTCCCTTCCATGTGGCGAGACAAACTCAGCATTCTGGAGCAG cttcagaaAATGGTGGTTCTCTTCATATCAGCACAGGCACCGCAGTCTTTGCAGGACTCTTTATTGTCTCCATTGTGG